In Legionella lytica, one genomic interval encodes:
- the lnt gene encoding apolipoprotein N-acyltransferase, which produces MKQTAFANSIPLSTSIRIGYIKYLLILILGLIAALGFAPFHMPGLTILSLAFLYASLKSCSRKQSFYRGFFYGVGFFGFGVSWVIVSIHDYGQLNYLLSGLVTLIFIMYLSLFPALVAYLFNILEFKHSKLLSAVLFAVLWCVSEYLRATLFSGFPWLFVGTVLIDTPIKYLIPVLGIYGLSLMCAFIAAFLVLTVQEERSNKRNAYVIVFILLILSPFALKNVNWTQVQKDPITIGGVQANLSMRDKWDETLFWNLLKYYEQAINKLLGKQLIILPESALPLPASYLDKYLHKLNDKAIKANSALMLGILQPTNDSEANYYNSVITLGTGKGNVLKRQLVPFGEYIPKPLQTINRWFNLPDANLVPGKIHQSLIKVANHPIASLICYEIAYPYLLRMQMPEAQWIVSISDNGWFGHSLASYQQLQMAQILSILTGRYQVVVNNDGLSSVISANGDITEMLPPFSAGILQGSIYPAEGMTPWIRWSEMPAFIFCALFLSFTLLMWFRQKA; this is translated from the coding sequence ATGAAGCAAACTGCTTTCGCCAATTCCATTCCACTAAGTACTTCCATACGCATTGGCTATATTAAATATCTATTGATTCTCATTCTTGGGCTTATAGCGGCACTGGGCTTTGCTCCCTTTCATATGCCGGGATTAACGATTTTAAGTTTGGCTTTTTTATATGCCAGTTTAAAAAGTTGCTCTAGAAAACAAAGTTTTTATCGTGGCTTTTTTTATGGAGTGGGCTTCTTTGGCTTTGGCGTTTCGTGGGTTATTGTTAGCATTCATGACTATGGTCAATTAAATTATCTCCTTTCAGGGTTAGTGACCTTAATTTTTATTATGTATCTGTCACTCTTCCCTGCACTAGTTGCTTACTTATTCAATATTCTTGAATTTAAGCACAGTAAATTGTTATCTGCTGTTCTTTTTGCAGTTTTATGGTGCGTCAGTGAATACCTGAGAGCAACTTTATTTAGTGGTTTTCCTTGGTTATTTGTAGGAACCGTACTTATTGATACACCGATTAAATACCTAATCCCAGTTTTAGGAATTTATGGCTTAAGCTTGATGTGTGCCTTCATTGCAGCATTTTTAGTACTTACGGTGCAAGAAGAGCGCTCCAACAAACGCAATGCCTATGTAATTGTTTTTATCCTCCTAATCCTTAGCCCTTTTGCATTGAAAAATGTGAACTGGACTCAGGTGCAAAAAGACCCTATTACCATTGGCGGGGTTCAAGCAAACCTATCCATGCGCGACAAATGGGATGAAACGCTGTTTTGGAATTTGTTAAAATATTATGAGCAAGCAATTAACAAGCTATTGGGTAAACAATTAATTATTTTGCCTGAATCAGCACTCCCCTTGCCTGCTAGCTATTTAGATAAGTATTTACATAAACTCAATGACAAGGCTATAAAAGCTAATAGCGCCCTTATGTTAGGCATACTGCAACCCACGAATGACAGTGAAGCTAATTACTATAATTCCGTCATTACTCTCGGGACCGGGAAAGGGAACGTGTTAAAAAGGCAGCTAGTGCCTTTTGGAGAATACATTCCCAAACCCTTACAAACTATAAATCGTTGGTTTAATTTACCAGATGCCAATCTAGTTCCAGGAAAAATTCATCAGTCATTAATTAAGGTAGCGAATCATCCAATAGCGAGCCTTATTTGCTATGAAATTGCATATCCTTATCTTCTGAGAATGCAAATGCCAGAGGCTCAATGGATTGTTTCAATTAGTGATAATGGATGGTTCGGACACTCCCTTGCCAGTTACCAGCAACTGCAAATGGCTCAAATTTTATCCATCCTTACAGGCCGCTATCAGGTCGTAGTGAATAATGATGGGTTGTCTTCGGTAATTAGTGCTAATGGTGATATAACTGAAATGCTCCCTCCCTTTAGTGCGGGAATTTTGCAAGGTAGCATTTATCCTGCTGAAGGTATGACTCCCTGGATTAGATGGAGTGAAATGCCCGCATTTATCTTTTGTGCTCTATTTCTCTCCTTTACTTTATTAATGTGGTTTCGCCAGAAAGCTTAA
- a CDS encoding saccharopine dehydrogenase family protein, giving the protein MYNVMITGAGKIGSLIACLLTESGSYQVHLVDVDFNGSDVKRLLSALPKVKTVALDVTDELATKAYMEKNNIVAVISSLPYFLNTHVASAAKAAGANYFDLTEDTSVTEAVKAIAKNAETAFVPQCGLAPGFISIAANSLMQEFEECHHVKMRVGALPQNANNALHYSLTWSTDGVINEYGNLCYGIKYGKEVTLSPLEGLEAIQIDGCEYEAFNTSGGLGSLAELHTGKVQTMNYKTMRYPGHCQKMKFLMNDLRLNEDRGTLKRILENSIPKTYQDLVIVYVTVEGMKRGELTEKNYVKKIYPQVIAGLEWSAIQVSTASGVCAVVDLVLGQANEYKGLVYQENFQLSAVLENRFGRYYA; this is encoded by the coding sequence ATGTACAATGTCATGATTACGGGTGCAGGGAAAATTGGGAGTTTAATTGCCTGTTTATTAACGGAAAGCGGCTCTTATCAAGTCCATTTAGTCGATGTTGATTTTAATGGGTCTGATGTAAAGCGATTACTCAGTGCTTTACCCAAAGTAAAAACAGTAGCTTTAGATGTTACTGATGAGCTAGCCACAAAAGCTTATATGGAAAAGAATAATATTGTGGCGGTTATTTCGAGTTTACCTTATTTCTTAAATACGCATGTTGCCTCAGCAGCTAAAGCAGCTGGAGCCAATTATTTTGACTTAACTGAAGATACATCGGTTACTGAAGCAGTAAAAGCAATTGCTAAGAATGCTGAAACCGCCTTTGTTCCTCAGTGTGGATTAGCTCCAGGCTTTATTAGTATTGCTGCAAATAGCTTAATGCAAGAATTTGAAGAGTGTCACCATGTTAAAATGCGTGTAGGTGCATTGCCACAAAATGCAAATAACGCATTGCATTATTCACTAACCTGGTCAACTGACGGGGTAATCAACGAGTACGGAAATCTTTGCTATGGTATTAAATACGGTAAAGAAGTTACTTTATCTCCCCTAGAAGGTTTAGAAGCAATTCAAATTGATGGCTGTGAGTATGAGGCATTTAATACTTCGGGTGGTTTAGGAAGTTTGGCAGAATTACATACCGGCAAAGTTCAAACTATGAACTACAAAACAATGCGCTATCCTGGCCATTGCCAAAAAATGAAATTCTTAATGAATGACTTACGCTTAAATGAAGATAGAGGAACTTTAAAGCGTATTTTAGAAAACTCTATTCCTAAGACTTATCAAGATCTTGTTATCGTTTATGTTACTGTTGAAGGTATGAAACGTGGTGAGCTGACTGAAAAGAACTACGTGAAGAAAATATATCCACAAGTCATTGCAGGATTAGAATGGTCTGCAATTCAAGTAAGTACTGCTTCTGGCGTTTGTGCTGTAGTTGACTTGGTATTAGGACAAGCGAATGAGTACAAAGGCTTAGTCTATCAAGAAAACTTCCAATTATCGGCAGTATTAGAAAACCGCTTTGGCCGTTATTACGCTTAA
- the amaB gene encoding L-piperidine-6-carboxylate dehydrogenase, whose product MELLRQLHIQDTNAGAFSGQGWHSNVHADTFASFCPTNNEKLAEVASCTMDDYEQVMTRAQSAAQAWRMVPAPKRGEIIRQIGQALREKKDLLGSLVSLEMGKSKQEGDGEVQEMIDIADFAVGQSRMLYGNSMHSERPNHRMYEQWHPYGIVGVISAFNFPVAVWAWNAFLSAICGNVTLWKPSEKTPLCAIAVQHLCNEVLKANNCPEIFSLIIPQGHAVIDAMVNDKRIPLISFTGSTAVGKLVAAKVAARLGKTILELGGNNAIILDESADLHLAVPAIVFGAVGTAGQRCTTTRRLFVHESQYDFIIEKLRSAYEQITIGDPLDTHNLMGPLIDKHAVEQFKKTVIRVKEAGGKIVFGGETLNQSGSFVQPTLVCNVKNDWDIVQEETFAPILYVMSYRSLDEVIEMHNNVPQGLSSAMFTQNLKHAERFLSAWGSDCGIANINIGTSGAEIGGAFGGEKDTGGGRESGSDSWKAYMRRQTNTINWGNELPLAQGIKFNLS is encoded by the coding sequence ATGGAATTATTAAGGCAATTACATATTCAAGATACCAATGCAGGGGCTTTTAGTGGCCAAGGCTGGCACAGCAATGTTCATGCAGATACCTTTGCCTCTTTCTGTCCAACGAACAATGAAAAACTTGCTGAAGTAGCGTCTTGCACTATGGATGATTATGAACAGGTTATGACTCGTGCACAAAGTGCTGCTCAAGCCTGGAGAATGGTTCCTGCACCAAAGCGTGGGGAAATCATTAGACAAATCGGTCAAGCTCTACGTGAGAAAAAAGATTTACTTGGAAGCTTAGTTTCTTTAGAAATGGGTAAATCCAAGCAAGAAGGTGATGGCGAAGTTCAGGAAATGATTGATATTGCTGATTTTGCAGTTGGCCAATCACGTATGCTTTATGGTAATTCCATGCATTCTGAGCGTCCAAATCATAGAATGTATGAACAATGGCATCCATATGGGATCGTTGGTGTTATTTCTGCCTTTAATTTTCCGGTAGCTGTTTGGGCTTGGAATGCCTTTTTATCAGCAATCTGCGGAAATGTGACGTTATGGAAACCTTCTGAAAAGACTCCGCTTTGTGCGATCGCGGTTCAACATCTATGTAATGAAGTTTTAAAAGCAAATAACTGCCCAGAAATTTTTAGTTTAATTATTCCTCAAGGCCATGCAGTAATCGATGCAATGGTTAATGACAAACGTATTCCACTGATTTCTTTTACTGGTTCAACTGCGGTAGGGAAACTAGTTGCTGCAAAAGTTGCAGCACGATTAGGTAAGACTATTTTAGAGTTAGGTGGTAATAATGCCATCATTCTCGATGAATCAGCTGATTTACATTTAGCAGTTCCCGCGATTGTTTTTGGTGCGGTAGGAACAGCAGGCCAACGATGCACTACAACACGGCGTTTATTTGTTCATGAGTCTCAGTACGATTTTATTATCGAGAAATTGCGTTCTGCCTATGAGCAAATAACAATTGGTGATCCTTTAGACACACATAATTTAATGGGGCCTTTGATTGATAAGCACGCAGTAGAGCAATTTAAAAAGACTGTTATCCGTGTTAAAGAAGCTGGAGGCAAGATTGTTTTTGGTGGTGAGACATTGAATCAATCTGGTTCTTTTGTACAGCCAACGTTAGTCTGTAATGTAAAAAATGATTGGGATATCGTGCAAGAAGAGACTTTTGCACCTATCTTATATGTGATGTCGTATCGTTCTTTAGATGAAGTGATTGAGATGCATAATAATGTTCCTCAAGGCTTGTCTTCCGCGATGTTCACGCAAAACTTAAAGCATGCAGAGCGTTTTTTAAGTGCTTGGGGTAGTGATTGTGGAATTGCGAACATCAATATTGGTACTTCAGGAGCTGAAATTGGGGGGGCCTTTGGAGGTGAAAAAGATACGGGTGGTGGACGTGAATCGGGCTCCGATTCTTGGAAGGCATATATGCGTCGCCAAACCAACACCATTAACTGGGGTAATGAGTTGCCATTAGCTCAGGGTATTAAATTTAATCTAAGTTAG